From the Pseudomonas sp. Teo4 genome, the window CGATATCGCCTCGGCGGTGTCCGCCGCGCTGGCTGACGAGGCCGTGCCGGTCAAGGTCAAGCAAGGCCCTTGGCGCAGCATCGGTCGCCTGGCGGTTGCCGCCTCGGTGACCGTGGCGGTGCTTGCTGGTGTCCGTCTGTACAACCAGGACGAGATCACCGGTGCCGAGCTTGCGGCCCAGCAACCTGCCCAGCAGGGACTGAGCATGCCACAAAGCCAAGGCCCGGCTGTTTTGGCAGGCTATAGTGAGAGCAGTGAGCAACCGACCGGGCCGATGGCCAACGGCGTGCTGCAGAACCAGGCCGGCTGGGATCAGCGTCTGCCAGGCTACCTGCGTCAGCATGCCCAGGAATCCGCGCTCAAGGGCACCGATACCGCTTTGCCCTACGCACGCGCCGCCAGCCTGGAAAACCGCTAAGTAAGGAGGATCATGCGCGCGCTACCTCTCCTGTCGCTGCTGATAGGCAGCTGGATGACGGTGCCAGCATTGGCAGCCAACTCCTCGCCTGAGGCGAGCGAGTGGCTGAGCAAGCTGGCCCAGGCCGAGCAGAAGCAGAGTTACCAGGGCTCCTTCGTCTACGAACGTAACGGCAGCTTTTCTTCCCACGACATCTGGCATCGTGTTCAGGACGGCAAGGTCAGCGAGCGGTTGTTGCAGCTCGATGGCGCCGCCCAGGAAATCGTGCGCGTGGATGGCAAGGTGCAGTGCGTCAGTGGTGCCTTGGTCAGCGGTATCGGTACGCCGCCCGACGCCTCTGCCCGTGTGCTTGATCCCCTGAAGCTGATGAGTTGGTACGACTTGAGCGTGGCGGGCAAGTCGCGAGTTGCCGGTCGCGACGCTGTGGTCATCGCCCTGACGCCACGAGATCAGCATCGCTACGCCTTCGAACTTCATCTTGATCGTCACACCGGCCTGCCGCTTCGTTCGTTGATGATCAACGACAAGGGGCAGTTGCTGGAACGTTTCCAGATGACGCGTCTGGACACCGACGACCTGCCGAGCGATGACGACCTGCGTCCCAGCGTTGCCTGCAAACCGGTCGAGCGGGTGGCCAGCACCGACAGCGAAACGGTAGCCGGGTGGCGTTCGGACTGGTTGCCAGCGGGCTTCGAGCTGATCAACAGCTCGGTTCGTCGCGACCCCAAGCGAAACAGTTCAGTCAGCAGCCTGATGTATGACGATGGCCTGGCACGTTTTTCGGTTTTCCTGGAACCGGTCAATGACAGCTCCGGTGCTGATGTCCGCACCCAGCTCGGCCCGACCGTGGCAGTGTCACGCCGTTTGAACACCCCCAAAGGCAAGGTGATGGTCACGGTGGTCGGTGAAATTCCGCTGGGTACCGCCGAGCGCATCGCGCTGTCGATGCGGCCTCAGGACAACCAGGCGCGCCAGTGACGACGCGCCTTGCGCATGGCCCAAGGACACGCGGCTGAAATGAAATTAAAGCATTGTCATTTGCAATCCATCGTTAAATTTTCTATAGGTCAGGCTTCTTGGAGCCTGACCTTTCCTGCATTTGCAGGTGGTCTTTCTAACTTACGCTCGTTTGTGACGGGAGCCGTATGTCAATACCACGCTTGAAATCCTACCTAACGATGTTCGCCGCCGTGCTGATGCTCGGTCAGGTGCTCACCGCCCAGGCCGAGGAAGCCCTGCCGGACTTCACGACGCTGGTCGAGCAGGCCTCGCCGGCCGTGGTCAACATCAGTACCAAGCAGAAACTGCCGGACCGCCGCGTCGCCGCCGGGCAGATGCCGGACCTGGAAGGCCTGCCGCCGATGTTCCGCGAGTTCTTCGAGCGCAACATCCCCCAGCAGCCGCGCTCGCCCCGTGGCGACCGCCAGCGTGAGGCCATGTCGCTGGGCTCGGGCTTCATCATTTCCAGCGATGGCTATGTGCTCACCAACAACCACGTGGTCGCCGATGCTGACGAGATCATCGTCCGCCTGTCGGACCGCAGCGAGTTGCAGGCCAAGTTGATCGGCACCGACCCGCGCACCGACGTGGCCTTGCTGAAAGTCGAGGGCAAGAACCTGCCGACCGTGAAGCTGGGCGATTCGGAAAAACTGAAAGTCGGTGAGTGGGTGCTTGCCATCGGTTCGCCATTTGGTTTCGACCACTCGGTGACCAAAGGTATCGTCAGCGCCAAGGGGCGTACCCTGCCTAACGACACCTACGTGCCGTTCATCCAGACTGACGTGGCCATCAACCCCGGTAACTCGGGCGGTCCGCTGTTCAACATGAAGGGTGAAGTCGTGGGTATCAACTCGCAGATCTTCACCCGTTCGGGTGGCTTCATGGGGCTGTCCTTCGCCATCCCGATCGACGTGGCGATGGATGTTTCCAATCAGCTGAAGAAAGACGGCAAGGTCAGCCGCGGCTGGCTGGGTGTGGTCATTCAGGAGGTCAACAAGGACCTGGCTGAGTCCTTCGGCCTCGACAAGCCGGCCGGCGCCCTGGTGGCCCAGGTGCTGGAAAACGGCCCCGCAGCCAAGGGCGGCCTGCAGGTGGGCGACGTGATCCTGAGCATGAACGGCCAGCCAATCATCATGTCGGCTGATCTGCCGCACCTGGTGGGCAGCCTCAAGGATGGCGAGAAAGCCAAGCTTGAGATCATTCGTAACGGCAAGCGTCAGAACCTGGATATCACCATCGGCGCAATGCCCGATGACGATGCCGAGATCGAAGCCAGTGCCCAGGGCGGCGCCGAACGCAGCAGCAATCGCTTGGGTGTGTCCGTAGCGGACCTGACCGACGAGCAGAAGAAAACCCTTGAGCTCAAGGGTGGCGTGGTCATCAAGGAGATTCAGGACGGCCCGGCAGCCTTGATCGGCCTGCGTCCGGGTGACGTCATCAGTCACCTGAACAACCAGGCGATCACTTCGTCCAAGCAATTCACCGAAATTGCCAAGGAACTGCCGAAGAACCGTTCGGTTTCCATGCGCGTACTTCGTCAGGGGCGAGCAAGCTTCATTACCTTCAAGCTGGCCGAATAAGCTGGTTTTGATGTGGGAAAGGGCAGCTTAGGCTGCCTTTTTTCATAAGATTTCATGTTTCTCTGCATTGGCCCTATCGCCGGCAAGCCGGCTCCCACAAGTCTTGGGTGCGCCTGCGGCCCTATGGGAGGCGGCTTGCCGGCGATAGGGCCAGTGCAGGCAACCCGGCCGATTTGCATTCTTGCGCAACAATGTCAGCCGATCAGGAATCTCCCATATCCCTGCAGCTTGAGGTACAATTCCCGGCTATTTTTCGGCGGGCGTCCGGCTCGCAGCCTTTTCGAGTGTTGACCCGTGAGTGATTTGAGTCATATCCGCAATTTCTCCATCATCGCCCACATCGACCATGGTAAGTCGACGCTGGCCGACCGTTTCATCCAGATGTGCGGTGGCCTGTCGGCACGCGAGATGGAAGCCCAGGTCCTCGACTCCATGGACCTTGAGCGCGAGCGCGGGATCACCATCAAAGCCCACAGCGTCACGCTGCACTACAAGGCGCAAGACGGCAAAACCTACCAGCTGAACTTCATCGACACCCCAGGCCACGTCGACTTCACTTACGAAGTCTCGCGTTCGCTGGCGGCTTGTGAGGGCGCGCTGCTGGTGGTCGATGCTGGTCAGGGCGTCGAGGCCCAGTCCGTCGCCAACTGCTACACCGCCATCGAGCAGGGCCTCGAGGTCATGCCGGTCCTGAACAAGATGGACCTGCCTCAGGCCGACCCGGACCGCGTCAAGGACGAGATCGAGAAGATCATCGGTATCGACGCCACCGACGCCGTTGCCTGCAGTGCCAAGAGCGGCATGGGCGTCGACGAGGTGCTCGAACGCCTGGTGCAGACCATTCCTGCCCCTGAAGGCGAGATTGACGCGCCTCTGCAGGCACTGATCATCGACTCCTGGTTCGACAACTATCTGGGCGTGGTCTCCCTGGTGCGCGTGCGCCAAGGCCGCGTCAAGAAAGGCGACAAGATTCTGGTCAAGTCCACCGGCAAGGTGCACCTGGTCGACAGCGTGGGTGTATTCACCCCGAAACACACCCAGACCGCCGACCTCAAAGCCGGTGAAGTGGGCTTCATCATCGCCAGCATCAAGGACATTCACGGTGCGCCGGTCGGTGACACCCTGACCCTGTCCACGACTCCCGAGGTCGAGGTACTGCCTGGTTTCAAAAAGATCCAGCCGCAGGTTTACGCCGGCCTGTTCCCGGTCAGCTCCGACGACTTCGAAGACTTCCGCGACGCCCTGCAAAAGCTGACGCTCAACGACTCGTCGCTGCAGTACATGCCGGAAAGCTCCGACGCCCTGGGCTTCGGCTTCCGTTGCGGCTTCCTCGGCATGCTGCACATGGAGATCATCCAGGAGCGCCTGGAGCGCGAATACGACCTGGACCTGATCACCACCGCGCCAAGCGTGATCTACGAGCTCGAGCTCAAGACCGGCGAGACCATCACCGTCGACAACCCCTCGAAGCTGCCTGACGTTTCGGCGGTCAACGACTTCCGTGAGCCGATCGTTACCGCGACCATCCTGGTACCGCAGGAACACCTGGGCAACGTCATCACCCTGTGCATCGAGAAACGTGGCGTTCAGCGCGACATGCAGTTCCTCGGCAGCCAGGTTCAGGTACGTTACGACCTGCCGATGAACGAAGTGGTACTGGACTTCTTCGACCGTCTGAAGTCGACCAGCCGCGGTTACGCGTCGCTGGACTATCATTTCGACCGCTACCAGTCGGCCAACCTGGTCAAACTGGACGTGCTGATCAACGGTGACAAGGTCGATGCCCTGGCCCTGATCGTGCACCGTGACAACGCGGCCTACAAAGGCCGTGCGTTGACCGAGAAGATGAAGGAGCTGATTCCTCGGCAGATGTTCGATGTGGCGATCCAGGCGGCCATTGGCGGCCAGATCATCGCGCGGACTACCGTCAAGGCACTCAGAAAGAACGTACTGGCCAAGTGCTACGGCGGTGACGTCAGCCGTAAGAAAAAGCTGCTGGAGAAGCAGAAGGCCGGTAAGAAACGCATGAAACAGGTAGGTAACGTGGAGATTCCACAAGAAGCCTTCCTCGCCGTGCTCAGGTTGGATAGCTAGGTCCTATGTCGCTAAATTTCCCGCTGTTGCTAGTCATCGCCGTCTTCGTCTGCGGTCTGCTGGGCTTGATCGACCTGCTGTTCCTGGCGCCTCGCCGGCGGGCAGCGGTCGCCAACTACCAGGGTAGTGTCAGCCAGCCTGAGATGGCCGTGGTCGAACGCCTGAACAAGGAGCCGTTGCTGGTCGAGTACGGCAAGTCGTTCTTCCCGGTGCTGTTCATCGTGCTGGTGCTGCGCTCGTTCCTGGTAGAGCCGTTCCAGATCCCTTCGGGGTCGATGAAGCCCACCCTGGAAGTGGGTGACTTCATCCTGGTGAACAAGTTCTCCTACGGCATTCGCCTGCCGGTGATCGACAAGAAGGTCATCGAGGTCGGTGACCCGCAACGCGGTGATGTCATGGTGTTCCGCTACCCAAGCGACCCGAACGTCAATTACATCAAGCGTGTGGTTGGCCTGCCGGGCGACCAGATTCGCTACACCAACGACAAGCGTCTGTTCGTCAACGGCCAGCCGATTGCCGAACAGTTGGTCGGAACCGAGCCGGGCACCCTGGGCAGTGCGCAACTGTACAAGGAGAAGCTGGGTGAGGCTGAACACCTGATCCGCAAGGAGATGAGCCGTTATCGCATGCCGCCGGACCAGCAATGGACCGTACCGGCCGGCCATTACTTCATGATGGGCGACAACCGCGACAACTCCAACGACAGCCGCTACTGGGACGATCCGAACATTCCCAAGGAACTGCACGGCATGGTTCCGGATCGGAACATCGTCGGCAAGGCCTTCGCGGTCTGGATGAGCTGGCCAGAGCCCAAGCTCAGCCACCTGCCCAACCTGTCGCGTGTCGGCCTGATCCATTGATACCCATCGGCGCTGTCCATCAGACAGCGCCGAATGCATTTCTGACATAGGCTGTGTTCTCAGGGATGGAGAGATTCGCCGCTTGCGGCGACGGACCACAGCCAAACAGTCTTTCAGGATGTTGATTTGAACAACGCGTTGAACAACGAGCGGGTGGCTGCATGAGTGCTTCCCTGACCCGTCTGGAGCGAAAGCTCGGATACACCTTCAAGAACCAGGAGCAGATGCTGCTGGCCCTGACGCATCGCAGTTACGCCGGGCGCAACAACGAGCGCCTGGAGTTCCTCGGTGACGCCATCCTCAACTTCGTGGCGGGCGAGGCGCTGTTCGAGCGCTTCCCCCAGGCCCGCGAAGGCCAGCTGTCGCGCCTGCGCGCCCGCCTGGTCAAAGGTGAGACCCTGGCCCGCCTGGCGCGTGGCTTTGACCTGGGCGAGTACCTGCGACTGGGTTCGGGTGAACTCAAAAGCGGCGGTTTCCGCCGCGAGTCGATCCTGGCCGATGCCCTGGAAGCGCTGATTGGCGCAATCTACCTGGATGCGGACATGCAGACCGCCCGGGAGCGCATCCTGGACTGGCTCACCGACGAGTTCGATGGCCTGACCCTGGTCGACACCAACAAGGACCCCAAGACTCGTTTGCAGGAGTTCCTGCAATCGCGTGCCTGTGAGCTGCCGCGTTACGAAGTGGTGGACATTCAGGGCGAACCGCACTGCCGGACGTTCT encodes:
- a CDS encoding DegQ family serine endoprotease, with the protein product MFAAVLMLGQVLTAQAEEALPDFTTLVEQASPAVVNISTKQKLPDRRVAAGQMPDLEGLPPMFREFFERNIPQQPRSPRGDRQREAMSLGSGFIISSDGYVLTNNHVVADADEIIVRLSDRSELQAKLIGTDPRTDVALLKVEGKNLPTVKLGDSEKLKVGEWVLAIGSPFGFDHSVTKGIVSAKGRTLPNDTYVPFIQTDVAINPGNSGGPLFNMKGEVVGINSQIFTRSGGFMGLSFAIPIDVAMDVSNQLKKDGKVSRGWLGVVIQEVNKDLAESFGLDKPAGALVAQVLENGPAAKGGLQVGDVILSMNGQPIIMSADLPHLVGSLKDGEKAKLEIIRNGKRQNLDITIGAMPDDDAEIEASAQGGAERSSNRLGVSVADLTDEQKKTLELKGGVVIKEIQDGPAALIGLRPGDVISHLNNQAITSSKQFTEIAKELPKNRSVSMRVLRQGRASFITFKLAE
- the lepA gene encoding translation elongation factor 4, whose amino-acid sequence is MSDLSHIRNFSIIAHIDHGKSTLADRFIQMCGGLSAREMEAQVLDSMDLERERGITIKAHSVTLHYKAQDGKTYQLNFIDTPGHVDFTYEVSRSLAACEGALLVVDAGQGVEAQSVANCYTAIEQGLEVMPVLNKMDLPQADPDRVKDEIEKIIGIDATDAVACSAKSGMGVDEVLERLVQTIPAPEGEIDAPLQALIIDSWFDNYLGVVSLVRVRQGRVKKGDKILVKSTGKVHLVDSVGVFTPKHTQTADLKAGEVGFIIASIKDIHGAPVGDTLTLSTTPEVEVLPGFKKIQPQVYAGLFPVSSDDFEDFRDALQKLTLNDSSLQYMPESSDALGFGFRCGFLGMLHMEIIQERLEREYDLDLITTAPSVIYELELKTGETITVDNPSKLPDVSAVNDFREPIVTATILVPQEHLGNVITLCIEKRGVQRDMQFLGSQVQVRYDLPMNEVVLDFFDRLKSTSRGYASLDYHFDRYQSANLVKLDVLINGDKVDALALIVHRDNAAYKGRALTEKMKELIPRQMFDVAIQAAIGGQIIARTTVKALRKNVLAKCYGGDVSRKKKLLEKQKAGKKRMKQVGNVEIPQEAFLAVLRLDS
- the lepB gene encoding signal peptidase I; translated protein: MSLNFPLLLVIAVFVCGLLGLIDLLFLAPRRRAAVANYQGSVSQPEMAVVERLNKEPLLVEYGKSFFPVLFIVLVLRSFLVEPFQIPSGSMKPTLEVGDFILVNKFSYGIRLPVIDKKVIEVGDPQRGDVMVFRYPSDPNVNYIKRVVGLPGDQIRYTNDKRLFVNGQPIAEQLVGTEPGTLGSAQLYKEKLGEAEHLIRKEMSRYRMPPDQQWTVPAGHYFMMGDNRDNSNDSRYWDDPNIPKELHGMVPDRNIVGKAFAVWMSWPEPKLSHLPNLSRVGLIH
- a CDS encoding sigma-E factor negative regulatory protein, encoding MSREALQESLSAVMDNEADELELRRVLNAVDDAETRATWSRYQVARAAMHKELLLPKLDIASAVSAALADEAVPVKVKQGPWRSIGRLAVAASVTVAVLAGVRLYNQDEITGAELAAQQPAQQGLSMPQSQGPAVLAGYSESSEQPTGPMANGVLQNQAGWDQRLPGYLRQHAQESALKGTDTALPYARAASLENR
- a CDS encoding MucB/RseB C-terminal domain-containing protein, producing MRALPLLSLLIGSWMTVPALAANSSPEASEWLSKLAQAEQKQSYQGSFVYERNGSFSSHDIWHRVQDGKVSERLLQLDGAAQEIVRVDGKVQCVSGALVSGIGTPPDASARVLDPLKLMSWYDLSVAGKSRVAGRDAVVIALTPRDQHRYAFELHLDRHTGLPLRSLMINDKGQLLERFQMTRLDTDDLPSDDDLRPSVACKPVERVASTDSETVAGWRSDWLPAGFELINSSVRRDPKRNSSVSSLMYDDGLARFSVFLEPVNDSSGADVRTQLGPTVAVSRRLNTPKGKVMVTVVGEIPLGTAERIALSMRPQDNQARQ
- the rnc gene encoding ribonuclease III — its product is MSASLTRLERKLGYTFKNQEQMLLALTHRSYAGRNNERLEFLGDAILNFVAGEALFERFPQAREGQLSRLRARLVKGETLARLARGFDLGEYLRLGSGELKSGGFRRESILADALEALIGAIYLDADMQTARERILDWLTDEFDGLTLVDTNKDPKTRLQEFLQSRACELPRYEVVDIQGEPHCRTFFVECEVVLLNNKSRGQGVSRRIAEQVAAASALIALGVENGND